ACATCCATACTAATTGGCCAGTGTTCAAGCATTAGAACCTAGAACTTTTTAGGTGCGTATGGAATTTTCAAACTGGTATTTACAAAATTGTcgtaaaaatcgaaatttttccaaaatatgtgttgtatacCGACGAGGCTAGATTTAGTAGGGAAGGAATTTTCAACTCTAGAAATGGTCACGTTTGGGATGAAGAAAATCCGCACTTTGTTCGTGAAAGAGGATTTCAGCATAAATATTCGGTAAATATGTGGGTGGGTATGGTCGGATATTGCATAATCGGGCCTTACATTGTACCAAATAAATTGAATGGAGCAATTTATACGCACTTTCTGGAATAAATGTTGAATGAATTATTGGGGAATGTACCTTATAAATATAAGACAACACTTGTGGTTTCAATACGAAGGGAAAATCTGTTCATTTTACTTCAGcggcaagaaattacttaaacagacGATTTAGAGATAAATGGATTGGTCGTGGTGGCCCAATTGTTGACCTCCAAGATCAActgacttaaatcctatcgattttTGTCACATGGGGCTATTTGAAGTCCTTAGTGTACGAAACAATAATCGAATCTAAACCAGATCTAATAGTTAGAATTCAAGCTGCggcagaaatcattcaatctcatccaaatttattttcaaaagcgtgtttttcaatgacaaaacggtgtaataacgattagataaaaaaatttttgcctttttttttgtattttctgaaGTAACCAGCTTGATTGGACGAcaagaacgttcaccatcataatggttcttttcgatggagcggAGTCCAGGATAACATTTTTGAAGCCTTTGCTGAGCATGtacagtatatttttttcatccagaagcaatgataaatcaacacacgaaattgctttgaaaataacaaaagtagcttcacttaaatgactgTCACTATCTAATccaaatgtcatgaaattttgcACATAATCTTTTGAAAGTTAGTACtccatatggatttgacaatggcagcgccatctgtgtgtcggTCAGTTCATTTTCATTGCAACTATTCCATTTTAGTAAACTTGATCACTATATTAAAGGATACATGACTCAAAAATGATTCAGTATAAATTACTATATTCACTTCATAAactattttcctaattattctatgatattctaatttgtgtcatttttttaaaatgtgtttgaattttatatgaatgtcaccatatattttgttatataatagaCTCGTTTTTAATTGATAGGGACGAAAAATCACATCAACGTATTTCATTCCATCGAAATTTCTTCGACGAACGATGGTCACGTAACCGTACTGTTACCTCACTGGATTGGTCACCTCAATATCCCGAACTTCTCCTGGCAGCTTATAATAATAACGAAGAGTCTCCGAACGATCCGGATGGCGTAGTTCTTATTTGGAATACTAAATTTAAGAAAACTACACCAGAGTACGTTTTTCACTGTCAAAGTGCTGTTCTATCAGCCACTTTCGCTAGATTTCATCCCAATTTGATATTAGGTGGAACTTATTCCGGACAAATAGTGTTGTGGGACAATAGAGTGCAAAAAAGGACACCCATACAAAGAACGCCATTATCGGCGTCAGCACATACTGTAAGTCATCATtaactaaattttaatatagtcttatttatttatttataattatttagcATCCTGTATATTGCATGAACGTTGTTGGCACCCAAAACGCACATAATCTTATAAGCATTTCTACTGATGGTCGACTTTGTTCGTGGTCTCTCGATATGCTCGGCCAACCTCAAGAAATTCTAGAACTCCATCGAATGCAATCTAAACCAGTTGCAGTTACTTGTCTAGACTTTCCCCATTCGGACGTTAACAATTTTGTGGTAAGTATAAATGATTTAAGCGGAGGGGATATCTCCCTATATCTTAATTTGATTgtataaagaaattataatttcatgaaaaactaGATAAATACAATAGATATGTTTTTAGGTGGGAAGTGAAGAGGGTTCGGCATATTCTGCATACCGACATGGGAATAAAGCCGGTATCACCGACACATACGATGGTCATCAAGGACCTGTTACTGGAATTAGTGTAAATGGTGTTCAAGGAGGTATCGACTTTTCTCACATGTTCCTTACATCATCAATAGATTGGACAATTAAACTTTGGAGCCTTAAGGTTAATACTTTTATAgttaattatttagaaaatttaattattttatttttattggttttagcATTTATATAGCAgaaaatgaaactaaattttctattaattatttttggtaCTTGATTGCTTGAGTCTTTCAAGCCTGGTCGATATACCAATCGAAGGATGAAACATAGAAATTGTGAATGGTTCAAATTCTACTTTATTAATCATATAAATTACATCTGTTAAAATATTCAGTTTAAAGTCAATTCAAGTATACTTGTTCTTGGAATACTGCTCAGACgttttccacatttttatttatcttaatcACAATTTGTGAATGTCCATTTGATAATCAGAtacttgtaataattataattaaattcaaaactcAATATGCAGTTAGTCATCTGTCGACTAAATcaatcattttcatttgaacaatttcaaattcaaaactatTAGATGAAACAAAATAGGAAATCAACAGATTAAATACAAAACGCGGATATAGTTTTAAGTTTTTTCTTATCTTTTGTTATATggcttttttttctaatttcaggATTCTAAACCAATCTATTCGTTTGAAGATAATGGAGATTATGTTCTCGATGTAAAATGGTCCCCGACGCATCCGGCTTTATTCGCTGCCGTTGACGGAAGTGGCCGATTAGATTTGTGGAATTTAAATCAAGATACAGAAGTGCCAGCAGCTAGTATAAATGTAGAAGGAAATCCGGccttaaataaaatatcttggACACCAAACGGATTGCAGGTTACAGTTGGTGATAATCAAGGGAAGATATGGGTCTTTGATGTAGCagaggtaattttatactttagactcaaagaaaaatgaaataatttgtaagtGGAACCTTCTTGTAACCTAAGTTTCCAATTTTTCCCATCTCCTTCTGATCTTTAGGTTTTTGATAGTACTTCCTGTCTCTATTACTTGTTAATCTCACAGTTTCCATTCTGAGAATATGTccataacaattaattttttttttctttttggtccTTATTACTGTCTTATGTCCTCATGCCTCCATTTATCTTACCTCGTTTTACTGCTGCTCTTCTTAGTTGCTTCATTTCAACTGTGTTAATCTTTGCTTCGATCTTCTTTTGCAATTTCAAACTTGCATATATTACTATTGGCATTGCTTTTCTTATACTAATCTCCATTTTACCTGTTTAGGTGTTTGAAGAATATTCCCGTTCCTCTTGTACCCAGtgtttccattttttccaaGCTGCTGCTGATCTTATCATTTCAATTAGTGCTGTTACTTTCTATcttatatcttctttttttagtCTAATCACTTTTTCTCAACTCTTGATAGTACTTCCTGCTTCCATTACTTTTCTTGTTAATCTCACTGTTTCCATTCTAGAGATATGTCACCAACCAATTGCTTTCTCTTTGTGGCTCTTATTATTGTCTTATGTCTTCATACCTCCATTTATCTTACTTCGTTTTACTGCTGTTCTTCTTAGTTGCTTCATATTAACTGTGTTGATCCTGGCTTTGTCCTCTCTCAATATTAAACTTATACCACTAGTGGCATCGTCTTTCTAATATGGATCTTTATCTTCACCTCCATgtcaatatttctttgtttcagtATGGTCTTGTTTAATGTTTACTactttttcattgatttattcTCCCTATTTGCTAGTATTACCTTAATCTTCTCATCCTCTGTCAATTTAGTTTCTTGACGCCGTTACTCTTTTTTGTGTCTCACCTTTGCTTCTTACCTCATTTGTAATTTGATCTTGTTATGAATTTTAGATTGATTTTACAGGTATTTACTTCCATTCTTGTATTTCTTTAGTCCATATAATCATTAAACTCTACATCTTACGTAATCTTAAAATTTTgcgattatttttgtttattcgttttttttttagacTTTCGCACATCCGAGGCACGATGAATggaataaatttctttatacaaCACAAGAATTAAGAAATAATCAAGTCGATGACgaattggaaaaattaaatatgtcAGTACCGAATACATCGTTAGGTAGCATGAGTTCTTTATCTTTGACTCCACTTCGATGAAATACTaataagaatatgaaaatagtctaattattcaaatatctaaAACGCCTAttcaagtataaaaaaatattttgttggaaAGATGCATAGAGTGTCCCTACTCGAATTAAcctaaattttaaatatatatcattAAATGGTAACAtaaattgattgtttatttCTTGGAGGGATACTCCATGTAACATATAAATTtgcttaatattttttgttcatctttttcctacaaaaaaaaataattgagtttattaaaaaaatatttttatacaaaatatctttaaaaGTGTCATGATTGTTTATTGATCTAGATTTAAATTATCCAAAAACTATTTGTTACCTTTCAATATTAGAATAGAAAATGACTGAAAGACAAAAAGTTTCACAACCCTAATTTGTTTggtgaaactatttttttcccAGGCTTTTGTATCACGACCATACGCTAGCAGTATTCTGGACAGTGTAAAACTCTTGTTCATTTCCCAATTCACTCTTAATGATGATTCTACTTGCTATTATTAAAAAGATTGTTTATTTATagacgaaaaaaatataaattaacaaaaaaatgtaattaatttatttaaaaaaaaatcatatttttttggaatgtttccaataaaaaaatactgaattCTTTTCACGCAGTTTTGTATTGTTTAATTGTCACTGCATCTGAAGATATACAAGACTTTTCAACGTCTTCAACAGCTCTTTTCTGATAACGATCCTTAGAAAAGCTTCCACATCTATGGGAAGGCTTTTTAAGCCTGACATTGTATACAACTGTTCTTTCATCAAATCTCTGTTCAATCAGGAGCTTCTGCTGGCAATCTTGAAGTAAACAACATCCGCATGTTGATCCCAGTTACGTTCGGCCATCTTGTTAGTCTTTTCTCCGAGTAACCGGAGCATAATTTGTCGATAGTATCCACTCCTCCTTTGGTTGTATTTTAAACCATAACACGTGTCAACACAAAATTTTACTTTGATGCTAATGTAAATTTCGATAGTTTAGGTCGTAATTacacgaaaaaaaatatatatgaaatagaaTAGTTTGCTTTTGTATTTAGAAGACCAACtaaaccatatttttaaaaatttgtggttttaatgtttaattaaaGATAGACccatacaaataa
The window above is part of the Diorhabda sublineata isolate icDioSubl1.1 chromosome 3, icDioSubl1.1, whole genome shotgun sequence genome. Proteins encoded here:
- the LOC130442133 gene encoding cytoplasmic dynein 1 intermediate chain isoform X14; translation: MADRKAELERKKAKLQALREEKDRRRREKELKEVEEATNRTILGGGGDRKELDDLLREVGVAPVSEVFSSISSANSLTPEPSRNHTPDTSLQPHSLPNNVSTAKKKIPQLTVVPVQTTNIPPKEIVVYTKQTQTTTTGHDVRDDEYNLNPGLEWEDEFTGEDEESSLPPHLGGYGGSKLPPGILPHGLPQVKEVQPAVTALEQEQRKEEVKEIRELSEEEKQMIILSEEFQHFIDRTGRIMERALCESVDIYMDYTGSLGEEGLDEKSHQRISFHRNFFDERWSRNRTVTSLDWSPQYPELLLAAYNNNEESPNDPDGVVLIWNTKFKKTTPEYVFHCQSAVLSATFARFHPNLILGGTYSGQIVLWDNRVQKRTPIQRTPLSASAHTHPVYCMNVVGTQNAHNLISISTDGRLCSWSLDMLGQPQEILELHRMQSKPVAVTCLDFPHSDVNNFVVGSEEGSAYSAYRHGNKAGITDTYDGHQGPVTGISVNGVQGGIDFSHMFLTSSIDWTIKLWSLKDSKPIYSFEDNGDYVLDVKWSPTHPALFAAVDGSGRLDLWNLNQDTEVPAASINVEGNPALNKISWTPNGLQVTVGDNQGKIWVFDVAETFAHPRHDEWNKFLYTTQELRNNQVDDELEKLNMSVPNTSLGSMSSLSLTPLR
- the LOC130442133 gene encoding cytoplasmic dynein 1 intermediate chain isoform X6; this translates as MADRKAELERKKAKLQALREEKDRRRREKELKEVEEATNRTILGGGGDRKELDDLLREVGVAPVSEVFSSISSANSLTPEPSRNHTPDTSLQPHSLPNNVSTAKKKIPQLTVVPVQTTNIPPKEIVVYTKQTQTTTTGHDVRDGYMEDWWRPRKAHATDYYDEYNLNPGLEWEDEFTGEDEESSLPPHLGGYGGSKLPPGILPHGLPQVKEVQPAVTALEQEQRKEEVKEIRELSEEEKQMIILSEEFQHFIDRTGRIMERALCESVDIYMDYTGSLGEEGLDEKSHQRISFHRNFFDERWSRNRTVTSLDWSPQYPELLLAAYNNNEESPNDPDGVVLIWNTKFKKTTPEYVFHCQSAVLSATFARFHPNLILGGTYSGQIVLWDNRVQKRTPIQRTPLSASAHTHPVYCMNVVGTQNAHNLISISTDGRLCSWSLDMLGQPQEILELHRMQSKPVAVTCLDFPHSDVNNFVVGSEEGSAYSAYRHGNKAGITDTYDGHQGPVTGISVNGVQGGIDFSHMFLTSSIDWTIKLWSLKDSKPIYSFEDNGDYVLDVKWSPTHPALFAAVDGSGRLDLWNLNQDTEVPAASINVEGNPALNKISWTPNGLQVTVGDNQGKIWVFDVAETFAHPRHDEWNKFLYTTQELRNNQVDDELEKLNMSVPNTSLGSMSSLSLTPLR
- the LOC130442133 gene encoding cytoplasmic dynein 1 intermediate chain isoform X4 codes for the protein MADRKAELERKKAKLQALREEKDRRRREKELKEVEEATNRTILGGGGDRKELDDLLREVGVAPVSEVFSSISSANSLTPEPSRNHTPDTSLQPHSLPNNVSTAKKKIPQLTVVPVQTTNIPPKEIVVYTKQTQTTTTGHDVRDGYMEDWWRPRKAHATDYYDEYNLNPGLEWEDEFTEGEDEESSLPPHLGGYGGSKLPPGILPHGLPQVKEVQPAVTALEQEQRKEEVKEIRELSEEEKQMIILSEEFQHFIDRTGRIMERALCESVDIYMDYTGSLGEEGLDEKSHQRISFHRNFFDERWSRNRTVTSLDWSPQYPELLLAAYNNNEESPNDPDGVVLIWNTKFKKTTPEYVFHCQSAVLSATFARFHPNLILGGTYSGQIVLWDNRVQKRTPIQRTPLSASAHTHPVYCMNVVGTQNAHNLISISTDGRLCSWSLDMLGQPQEILELHRMQSKPVAVTCLDFPHSDVNNFVVGSEEGSAYSAYRHGNKAGITDTYDGHQGPVTGISVNGVQGGIDFSHMFLTSSIDWTIKLWSLKDSKPIYSFEDNGDYVLDVKWSPTHPALFAAVDGSGRLDLWNLNQDTEVPAASINVEGNPALNKISWTPNGLQVTVGDNQGKIWVFDVAETFAHPRHDEWNKFLYTTQELRNNQVDDELEKLNMSVPNTSLGSMSSLSLTPLR
- the LOC130442133 gene encoding cytoplasmic dynein 1 intermediate chain isoform X3 — its product is MADRKAELERKKAKLQALREEKDRRRREKELKEVEEATNRTILGGGGDRKELDDLLREVGVAPVSEVFSSISSANSLTPEPSRNHTPDTSLQPHSLPNNVSTAKKKIPQLTVVPVQTTNIPPKEIVVYTKQTQTTTTGHDVRDDFGFWKKSCYMEDWWRPRKAHATDYYVLTYDDGQEGEDEESSLPPHLGGYGGSKLPPGILPHGLPQVKEVQPAVTALEQEQRKEEVKEIRELSEEEKQMIILSEEFQHFIDRTGRIMERALCESVDIYMDYTGSLGEEGLDEKSHQRISFHRNFFDERWSRNRTVTSLDWSPQYPELLLAAYNNNEESPNDPDGVVLIWNTKFKKTTPEYVFHCQSAVLSATFARFHPNLILGGTYSGQIVLWDNRVQKRTPIQRTPLSASAHTHPVYCMNVVGTQNAHNLISISTDGRLCSWSLDMLGQPQEILELHRMQSKPVAVTCLDFPHSDVNNFVVGSEEGSAYSAYRHGNKAGITDTYDGHQGPVTGISVNGVQGGIDFSHMFLTSSIDWTIKLWSLKDSKPIYSFEDNGDYVLDVKWSPTHPALFAAVDGSGRLDLWNLNQDTEVPAASINVEGNPALNKISWTPNGLQVTVGDNQGKIWVFDVAETFAHPRHDEWNKFLYTTQELRNNQVDDELEKLNMSVPNTSLGSMSSLSLTPLR
- the LOC130442133 gene encoding cytoplasmic dynein 1 intermediate chain isoform X10, which encodes MADRKAELERKKAKLQALREEKDRRRREKELKEVEEATNRTILGGGGDRKELDDLLREVGVAPVSEVFSSISSANSLTPEPSRNHTPDTSLQPHSLPNNVSTAKKKIPQLTVVPVQTTNIPPKEIVVYTKQTQTTTTGHDVRDAHATDYYDEYNLNPGLEWEDEFTGEDEESSLPPHLGGYGGSKLPPGILPHGLPQVKEVQPAVTALEQEQRKEEVKEIRELSEEEKQMIILSEEFQHFIDRTGRIMERALCESVDIYMDYTGSLGEEGLDEKSHQRISFHRNFFDERWSRNRTVTSLDWSPQYPELLLAAYNNNEESPNDPDGVVLIWNTKFKKTTPEYVFHCQSAVLSATFARFHPNLILGGTYSGQIVLWDNRVQKRTPIQRTPLSASAHTHPVYCMNVVGTQNAHNLISISTDGRLCSWSLDMLGQPQEILELHRMQSKPVAVTCLDFPHSDVNNFVVGSEEGSAYSAYRHGNKAGITDTYDGHQGPVTGISVNGVQGGIDFSHMFLTSSIDWTIKLWSLKDSKPIYSFEDNGDYVLDVKWSPTHPALFAAVDGSGRLDLWNLNQDTEVPAASINVEGNPALNKISWTPNGLQVTVGDNQGKIWVFDVAETFAHPRHDEWNKFLYTTQELRNNQVDDELEKLNMSVPNTSLGSMSSLSLTPLR
- the LOC130442133 gene encoding cytoplasmic dynein 1 intermediate chain isoform X15, with the translated sequence MADRKAELERKKAKLQALREEKDRRRREKELKEVEEATNRTILGGGGDRKELDDLLREVGVAPVSEVFSSISSANSLTPEPSRNHTPDTSLQPHSLPNNVSTAKKKIPQLTVVPVQTTNIPPKEIVVYTKQTQTTTTGHDVRDAHATDYYGEDEESSLPPHLGGYGGSKLPPGILPHGLPQVKEVQPAVTALEQEQRKEEVKEIRELSEEEKQMIILSEEFQHFIDRTGRIMERALCESVDIYMDYTGSLGEEGLDEKSHQRISFHRNFFDERWSRNRTVTSLDWSPQYPELLLAAYNNNEESPNDPDGVVLIWNTKFKKTTPEYVFHCQSAVLSATFARFHPNLILGGTYSGQIVLWDNRVQKRTPIQRTPLSASAHTHPVYCMNVVGTQNAHNLISISTDGRLCSWSLDMLGQPQEILELHRMQSKPVAVTCLDFPHSDVNNFVVGSEEGSAYSAYRHGNKAGITDTYDGHQGPVTGISVNGVQGGIDFSHMFLTSSIDWTIKLWSLKDSKPIYSFEDNGDYVLDVKWSPTHPALFAAVDGSGRLDLWNLNQDTEVPAASINVEGNPALNKISWTPNGLQVTVGDNQGKIWVFDVAETFAHPRHDEWNKFLYTTQELRNNQVDDELEKLNMSVPNTSLGSMSSLSLTPLR
- the LOC130442133 gene encoding cytoplasmic dynein 1 intermediate chain isoform X13, producing MADRKAELERKKAKLQALREEKDRRRREKELKEVEEATNRTILGGGGDRKELDDLLREVGVAPVSEVFSSISSANSLTPEPSRNHTPDTSLQPHSLPNNVSTAKKKIPQLTVVPVQTTNIPPKEIVVYTKQTQTTTTGHDVRDAHATDYYVLTYDDGQEGEDEESSLPPHLGGYGGSKLPPGILPHGLPQVKEVQPAVTALEQEQRKEEVKEIRELSEEEKQMIILSEEFQHFIDRTGRIMERALCESVDIYMDYTGSLGEEGLDEKSHQRISFHRNFFDERWSRNRTVTSLDWSPQYPELLLAAYNNNEESPNDPDGVVLIWNTKFKKTTPEYVFHCQSAVLSATFARFHPNLILGGTYSGQIVLWDNRVQKRTPIQRTPLSASAHTHPVYCMNVVGTQNAHNLISISTDGRLCSWSLDMLGQPQEILELHRMQSKPVAVTCLDFPHSDVNNFVVGSEEGSAYSAYRHGNKAGITDTYDGHQGPVTGISVNGVQGGIDFSHMFLTSSIDWTIKLWSLKDSKPIYSFEDNGDYVLDVKWSPTHPALFAAVDGSGRLDLWNLNQDTEVPAASINVEGNPALNKISWTPNGLQVTVGDNQGKIWVFDVAETFAHPRHDEWNKFLYTTQELRNNQVDDELEKLNMSVPNTSLGSMSSLSLTPLR
- the LOC130442133 gene encoding cytoplasmic dynein 1 intermediate chain isoform X1, coding for MADRKAELERKKAKLQALREEKDRRRREKELKEVEEATNRTILGGGGDRKELDDLLREVGVAPVSEVFSSISSANSLTPEPSRNHTPDTSLQPHSLPNNVSTAKKKIPQLTVVPVQTTNIPPKEIVVYTKQTQTTTTGHDVRDDFGFWKKSCYMEDWWRPRKAHATDYYDEYNLNPGLEWEDEFTEGEDEESSLPPHLGGYGGSKLPPGILPHGLPQVKEVQPAVTALEQEQRKEEVKEIRELSEEEKQMIILSEEFQHFIDRTGRIMERALCESVDIYMDYTGSLGEEGLDEKSHQRISFHRNFFDERWSRNRTVTSLDWSPQYPELLLAAYNNNEESPNDPDGVVLIWNTKFKKTTPEYVFHCQSAVLSATFARFHPNLILGGTYSGQIVLWDNRVQKRTPIQRTPLSASAHTHPVYCMNVVGTQNAHNLISISTDGRLCSWSLDMLGQPQEILELHRMQSKPVAVTCLDFPHSDVNNFVVGSEEGSAYSAYRHGNKAGITDTYDGHQGPVTGISVNGVQGGIDFSHMFLTSSIDWTIKLWSLKDSKPIYSFEDNGDYVLDVKWSPTHPALFAAVDGSGRLDLWNLNQDTEVPAASINVEGNPALNKISWTPNGLQVTVGDNQGKIWVFDVAETFAHPRHDEWNKFLYTTQELRNNQVDDELEKLNMSVPNTSLGSMSSLSLTPLR
- the LOC130442133 gene encoding cytoplasmic dynein 1 intermediate chain isoform X2; the encoded protein is MADRKAELERKKAKLQALREEKDRRRREKELKEVEEATNRTILGGGGDRKELDDLLREVGVAPVSEVFSSISSANSLTPEPSRNHTPDTSLQPHSLPNNVSTAKKKIPQLTVVPVQTTNIPPKEIVVYTKQTQTTTTGHDVRDDFGFWKKSCYMEDWWRPRKAHATDYYDEYNLNPGLEWEDEFTGEDEESSLPPHLGGYGGSKLPPGILPHGLPQVKEVQPAVTALEQEQRKEEVKEIRELSEEEKQMIILSEEFQHFIDRTGRIMERALCESVDIYMDYTGSLGEEGLDEKSHQRISFHRNFFDERWSRNRTVTSLDWSPQYPELLLAAYNNNEESPNDPDGVVLIWNTKFKKTTPEYVFHCQSAVLSATFARFHPNLILGGTYSGQIVLWDNRVQKRTPIQRTPLSASAHTHPVYCMNVVGTQNAHNLISISTDGRLCSWSLDMLGQPQEILELHRMQSKPVAVTCLDFPHSDVNNFVVGSEEGSAYSAYRHGNKAGITDTYDGHQGPVTGISVNGVQGGIDFSHMFLTSSIDWTIKLWSLKDSKPIYSFEDNGDYVLDVKWSPTHPALFAAVDGSGRLDLWNLNQDTEVPAASINVEGNPALNKISWTPNGLQVTVGDNQGKIWVFDVAETFAHPRHDEWNKFLYTTQELRNNQVDDELEKLNMSVPNTSLGSMSSLSLTPLR
- the LOC130442133 gene encoding cytoplasmic dynein 1 intermediate chain isoform X5; this encodes MADRKAELERKKAKLQALREEKDRRRREKELKEVEEATNRTILGGGGDRKELDDLLREVGVAPVSEVFSSISSANSLTPEPSRNHTPDTSLQPHSLPNNVSTAKKKIPQLTVVPVQTTNIPPKEIVVYTKQTQTTTTGHDVRDDFGFWKKSCYMEDWWRPRKDEYNLNPGLEWEDEFTGEDEESSLPPHLGGYGGSKLPPGILPHGLPQVKEVQPAVTALEQEQRKEEVKEIRELSEEEKQMIILSEEFQHFIDRTGRIMERALCESVDIYMDYTGSLGEEGLDEKSHQRISFHRNFFDERWSRNRTVTSLDWSPQYPELLLAAYNNNEESPNDPDGVVLIWNTKFKKTTPEYVFHCQSAVLSATFARFHPNLILGGTYSGQIVLWDNRVQKRTPIQRTPLSASAHTHPVYCMNVVGTQNAHNLISISTDGRLCSWSLDMLGQPQEILELHRMQSKPVAVTCLDFPHSDVNNFVVGSEEGSAYSAYRHGNKAGITDTYDGHQGPVTGISVNGVQGGIDFSHMFLTSSIDWTIKLWSLKDSKPIYSFEDNGDYVLDVKWSPTHPALFAAVDGSGRLDLWNLNQDTEVPAASINVEGNPALNKISWTPNGLQVTVGDNQGKIWVFDVAETFAHPRHDEWNKFLYTTQELRNNQVDDELEKLNMSVPNTSLGSMSSLSLTPLR
- the LOC130442133 gene encoding cytoplasmic dynein 1 intermediate chain isoform X11 — translated: MADRKAELERKKAKLQALREEKDRRRREKELKEVEEATNRTILGGGGDRKELDDLLREVGVAPVSEVFSSISSANSLTPEPSRNHTPDTSLQPHSLPNNVSTAKKKIPQLTVVPVQTTNIPPKEIVVYTKQTQTTTTGHDVRDGYMEDWWRPRKAHATDYYGEDEESSLPPHLGGYGGSKLPPGILPHGLPQVKEVQPAVTALEQEQRKEEVKEIRELSEEEKQMIILSEEFQHFIDRTGRIMERALCESVDIYMDYTGSLGEEGLDEKSHQRISFHRNFFDERWSRNRTVTSLDWSPQYPELLLAAYNNNEESPNDPDGVVLIWNTKFKKTTPEYVFHCQSAVLSATFARFHPNLILGGTYSGQIVLWDNRVQKRTPIQRTPLSASAHTHPVYCMNVVGTQNAHNLISISTDGRLCSWSLDMLGQPQEILELHRMQSKPVAVTCLDFPHSDVNNFVVGSEEGSAYSAYRHGNKAGITDTYDGHQGPVTGISVNGVQGGIDFSHMFLTSSIDWTIKLWSLKDSKPIYSFEDNGDYVLDVKWSPTHPALFAAVDGSGRLDLWNLNQDTEVPAASINVEGNPALNKISWTPNGLQVTVGDNQGKIWVFDVAETFAHPRHDEWNKFLYTTQELRNNQVDDELEKLNMSVPNTSLGSMSSLSLTPLR
- the LOC130442133 gene encoding cytoplasmic dynein 1 intermediate chain isoform X7; this encodes MADRKAELERKKAKLQALREEKDRRRREKELKEVEEATNRTILGGGGDRKELDDLLREVGVAPVSEVFSSISSANSLTPEPSRNHTPDTSLQPHSLPNNVSTAKKKIPQLTVVPVQTTNIPPKEIVVYTKQTQTTTTGHDVRDGYMEDWWRPRKDEYNLNPGLEWEDEFTEGEDEESSLPPHLGGYGGSKLPPGILPHGLPQVKEVQPAVTALEQEQRKEEVKEIRELSEEEKQMIILSEEFQHFIDRTGRIMERALCESVDIYMDYTGSLGEEGLDEKSHQRISFHRNFFDERWSRNRTVTSLDWSPQYPELLLAAYNNNEESPNDPDGVVLIWNTKFKKTTPEYVFHCQSAVLSATFARFHPNLILGGTYSGQIVLWDNRVQKRTPIQRTPLSASAHTHPVYCMNVVGTQNAHNLISISTDGRLCSWSLDMLGQPQEILELHRMQSKPVAVTCLDFPHSDVNNFVVGSEEGSAYSAYRHGNKAGITDTYDGHQGPVTGISVNGVQGGIDFSHMFLTSSIDWTIKLWSLKDSKPIYSFEDNGDYVLDVKWSPTHPALFAAVDGSGRLDLWNLNQDTEVPAASINVEGNPALNKISWTPNGLQVTVGDNQGKIWVFDVAETFAHPRHDEWNKFLYTTQELRNNQVDDELEKLNMSVPNTSLGSMSSLSLTPLR
- the LOC130442133 gene encoding cytoplasmic dynein 1 intermediate chain isoform X8, which translates into the protein MADRKAELERKKAKLQALREEKDRRRREKELKEVEEATNRTILGGGGDRKELDDLLREVGVAPVSEVFSSISSANSLTPEPSRNHTPDTSLQPHSLPNNVSTAKKKIPQLTVVPVQTTNIPPKEIVVYTKQTQTTTTGHDVRDGYMEDWWRPRKDEYNLNPGLEWEDEFTGEDEESSLPPHLGGYGGSKLPPGILPHGLPQVKEVQPAVTALEQEQRKEEVKEIRELSEEEKQMIILSEEFQHFIDRTGRIMERALCESVDIYMDYTGSLGEEGLDEKSHQRISFHRNFFDERWSRNRTVTSLDWSPQYPELLLAAYNNNEESPNDPDGVVLIWNTKFKKTTPEYVFHCQSAVLSATFARFHPNLILGGTYSGQIVLWDNRVQKRTPIQRTPLSASAHTHPVYCMNVVGTQNAHNLISISTDGRLCSWSLDMLGQPQEILELHRMQSKPVAVTCLDFPHSDVNNFVVGSEEGSAYSAYRHGNKAGITDTYDGHQGPVTGISVNGVQGGIDFSHMFLTSSIDWTIKLWSLKDSKPIYSFEDNGDYVLDVKWSPTHPALFAAVDGSGRLDLWNLNQDTEVPAASINVEGNPALNKISWTPNGLQVTVGDNQGKIWVFDVAETFAHPRHDEWNKFLYTTQELRNNQVDDELEKLNMSVPNTSLGSMSSLSLTPLR